A single genomic interval of Candidatus Acidiferrales bacterium harbors:
- a CDS encoding TonB family protein: protein MSGLKVLPLGLVVFLYVGCATFGQMGSEITPPTLIQKIPLPSPPPALKSSDFNLKMDLLISKEGKVLYAQLQNSTGDPQWDSAAVKCILQWRYSPAMANGKPIQLKISQLAHVIPSPPLMMKLSEIMCTTMADADSAYAALQTGDSFESLAKKYSASPSAQNGGDLGPVDIHMYEDEVQDVLQKLKPGEYTHPIPFGLNFVIFKRSLEGNQL, encoded by the coding sequence ATGTCAGGGTTAAAGGTTCTTCCGCTGGGACTCGTAGTATTTCTGTATGTCGGCTGCGCGACATTCGGACAAATGGGATCGGAAATCACTCCGCCGACGTTGATCCAGAAGATTCCACTTCCTTCTCCGCCACCGGCTCTCAAATCATCTGACTTCAATCTCAAAATGGACCTGCTCATTAGCAAGGAAGGCAAAGTCCTTTATGCACAACTTCAGAATTCTACAGGCGATCCGCAATGGGATTCTGCGGCAGTAAAGTGCATTCTTCAATGGAGATACTCACCCGCTATGGCTAACGGGAAGCCGATCCAGTTAAAGATTTCACAACTTGCTCATGTCATCCCGTCGCCGCCTCTAATGATGAAGCTTTCAGAAATCATGTGTACCACTATGGCAGATGCCGATTCAGCCTACGCTGCGTTGCAGACCGGAGATAGTTTTGAGTCTCTGGCTAAAAAATATTCCGCTTCCCCTTCAGCACAAAATGGCGGAGATTTAGGGCCCGTGGATATTCACATGTATGAAGATGAAGTTCAAGACGTGCTTCAGAAACTGAAACCCGGCGAATATACTCATCCGATTCCATTTGGCCTGAACTTCGTGATCTTCAAGAGGTCACTCGAGGGAAATCAGCTATAA
- the nusA gene encoding transcription termination factor NusA has translation MHTEKSEIISAAAEIAKEKGIDKEVVSEILEEVFSGIVQKKYGEDVETDIVTNADRGEIEIYVIKTIVEHVDNPAKEISLEAVKQLDPSGEFEIGDQYPEEISPVDLGRRLVVFARQTFLQRLHEYEKNVIYDEYNKMIGEIVVGEIYQVKRDFILVNHNRRELFLPRSEQISNEHYRKNSTIRAVVKEVRKGTSGPQVIISRSDPMFLKKLFEMEIPEIFDGVVEIKAIAREPGKRAKVAVLSIDSRVDAVGACVGMKGVRIHSIVRELNNENIDVLNYSDNPTLFVERALTPAKVTRAEVDLENHKAQVWVDNNQESIAIGKEGVNVKLASRLTGFDIDLMRESAAPETKRGEKRQAEEYDIDLSEFKEELGEVLLTSFLDAGYLTARNVLEATEEEIKTDVDISLEEISKIKDMMRKELEDEPESEDENEIADQPQGLSQTHDEKTESTEAVRSGEDNPAASGNSDDGPSADGETDSAKVEDSGSNDGINPGVKEE, from the coding sequence ATGCATACTGAAAAAAGTGAAATAATTTCAGCGGCTGCGGAGATTGCTAAGGAGAAGGGCATCGACAAAGAAGTCGTTTCGGAAATTTTGGAAGAGGTCTTCTCGGGAATTGTACAGAAGAAATACGGAGAAGACGTAGAAACAGATATAGTCACGAATGCGGACCGGGGTGAGATCGAGATTTACGTCATCAAGACGATCGTGGAACACGTGGATAACCCCGCAAAAGAAATCAGTCTTGAGGCGGTGAAACAATTGGACCCGAGCGGTGAGTTTGAAATAGGGGATCAGTATCCGGAAGAAATTTCTCCAGTGGATCTTGGCAGGCGGCTCGTGGTCTTTGCCAGACAGACGTTCCTACAGCGTCTCCACGAGTACGAAAAGAACGTCATCTACGACGAGTATAACAAGATGATCGGAGAGATCGTCGTCGGAGAGATTTACCAGGTCAAGCGCGACTTCATACTTGTTAATCACAACAGGCGTGAACTTTTTCTCCCACGTTCGGAGCAAATCTCGAATGAGCATTATAGAAAAAATTCTACGATCCGCGCCGTGGTCAAGGAGGTGCGGAAAGGAACTTCGGGACCTCAGGTGATCATATCGAGATCCGATCCGATGTTTCTTAAAAAACTGTTCGAGATGGAGATCCCTGAAATTTTTGACGGCGTTGTGGAAATCAAAGCAATTGCGCGTGAACCCGGCAAGAGAGCAAAAGTTGCGGTTCTTTCTATAGATTCGCGAGTTGACGCCGTCGGTGCTTGTGTCGGGATGAAAGGCGTGAGAATTCATTCGATCGTTCGCGAGCTGAATAATGAGAATATCGATGTCCTGAATTATTCCGACAATCCCACTCTTTTCGTAGAACGAGCACTTACTCCGGCAAAAGTCACGCGTGCTGAAGTGGACTTGGAAAACCACAAGGCTCAGGTGTGGGTCGACAATAATCAGGAGTCAATAGCGATCGGTAAGGAAGGCGTTAACGTGAAACTGGCATCGCGGTTGACAGGTTTCGACATAGATTTGATGAGAGAGAGCGCAGCACCCGAAACAAAGAGGGGTGAAAAGAGGCAAGCTGAAGAATATGATATCGATCTGTCCGAATTCAAAGAGGAACTTGGCGAGGTATTGTTGACAAGTTTTCTGGATGCCGGTTACCTGACTGCAAGGAACGTCTTGGAAGCGACAGAGGAAGAAATAAAGACCGATGTCGATATCTCTCTCGAGGAAATTTCCAAGATAAAGGACATGATGCGCAAAGAGCTTGAGGACGAACCTGAAAGCGAAGATGAGAATGAAATCGCAGATCAGCCGCAGGGTCTGAGCCAGACTCATGATGAGAAGACGGAATCTACCGAGGCGGTTCGCTCGGGCGAGGACAATCCAGCCGCTTCCGGAAATTCAGATGATGGGCCTTCCGCAGACGGAGAAACCGATAGCGCAAAGGTTGAGGATTCTGGCTCAAATGATGGAATAAATCCGGGCGTGAAAGAAGAATAG
- the infB gene encoding translation initiation factor IF-2, translating to MAESTFKKKLVTKVASEFQVSANDIVDFLKTKGHDKIKRTSSIDEQMYNELAAHFKKELDQVEKRQKIKEQLTEKQEEKVAVKKLVDTVTIERRLHIDAKATSHMQEAPLAAEVKAEPREDKALDDEVSISSAEVLDRGKMAQSDTVSTTAGGFEKELELGSAETVSDTSPIKTEVEKKAAKKKAAETPQAAVDVKARHAEVPPASKEEGGLKIRGRIDLRTGRKITEEELRLQHELEEAEKKTKEAAAELETETSAHKKKKKKKKKIREESSPEPVVAAEITEEDLKKRKKKKGKHPDVDEAEVELAFQRTMASLDDAGESDRAAMRKKKRKEKFEAAQRAIEEQEKEKRKLRLPEFVSVGELAKLMEVDVADVISKCISFGLMVSINQRLDLETITLLADDFGYEVELQEEYTDELLEDKPDSPESLKPRPPVVTIMGHVDHGKTSLLDFIRQTNVVAGEAGGITQHIGAYQVRLKNDKQITFLDTPGHEAFTAMRARGAQVTDIVILVVAADDSVMPQTIEAINHARAANVPMIVAINKIDRPEANPDRIRKQLADQNVLLEEWGGKTQSVEISAKKGTNVELLLEKVLLEAEILDLKANPNRLARGVVIESTLDRGRGAVATVLVQKGILKIGDPFVAGTSNGRVRAMADERGNRIEAALPSMPVQVIGFDELPTAGDIMVAVVNDKFARDISNRRKIIRREQEMRGTRQHVTLEDISKEIKEGMIKQLNIVVKGDVDGSVEALSDALAKLSNDEVRVQVIHKAVGGISESDVLLAAASNAVILGFHVRPGSAARKLAETESVEIKLYSIIYDAIENVRKGLEGLLSPEIHEDVVGSVEVRQVFKVPKVGTVAGCYVVDGKVQRSNRVRLIRDGIVVYEGTIGSLKRFKDDVREIEEGYECGLSLENFNDIKVGDTIEAFVIVETQRTLD from the coding sequence ATGGCAGAAAGTACATTCAAGAAAAAACTCGTAACAAAAGTGGCTTCTGAGTTTCAAGTCTCTGCAAATGACATCGTAGATTTTTTGAAGACTAAGGGACACGACAAAATCAAGCGTACTTCGTCCATAGACGAGCAGATGTATAATGAGCTCGCTGCTCATTTTAAAAAGGAGCTTGATCAGGTTGAAAAGCGGCAGAAGATCAAAGAGCAGCTCACGGAGAAGCAAGAGGAAAAGGTAGCCGTCAAAAAACTAGTCGATACCGTGACTATTGAGAGACGCCTGCACATCGATGCAAAGGCGACTTCTCACATGCAAGAGGCTCCTTTGGCCGCTGAGGTAAAGGCTGAGCCAAGAGAAGACAAAGCCCTAGATGATGAGGTTTCCATCTCCTCAGCTGAGGTCTTAGATCGTGGCAAGATGGCACAATCTGACACTGTTTCAACGACGGCTGGAGGGTTTGAGAAGGAGCTCGAGTTAGGATCTGCCGAAACAGTCTCGGATACCTCGCCTATTAAGACGGAGGTCGAAAAAAAGGCTGCGAAGAAAAAAGCTGCGGAGACTCCTCAGGCAGCCGTGGATGTGAAGGCCAGGCATGCTGAAGTTCCTCCCGCAAGCAAAGAAGAGGGCGGGTTAAAAATTCGGGGACGGATCGACCTTCGTACTGGAAGGAAGATAACCGAGGAAGAACTCAGGTTGCAGCATGAACTCGAAGAAGCCGAGAAAAAAACAAAAGAAGCTGCGGCCGAACTGGAGACAGAAACATCAGCACACAAGAAGAAGAAGAAAAAGAAGAAAAAAATTCGAGAGGAAAGCTCTCCGGAGCCTGTGGTTGCAGCGGAAATTACCGAAGAAGACCTCAAGAAGCGGAAAAAGAAAAAGGGCAAACACCCGGATGTCGACGAAGCAGAGGTTGAGTTGGCTTTCCAGCGAACGATGGCAAGCCTCGATGACGCCGGGGAATCCGACCGGGCGGCGATGCGAAAGAAGAAAAGAAAGGAAAAGTTTGAGGCCGCCCAACGTGCTATCGAGGAGCAAGAAAAAGAGAAACGCAAATTAAGGCTTCCTGAGTTTGTCTCGGTCGGTGAGCTCGCAAAACTTATGGAAGTTGATGTTGCTGATGTTATTTCAAAGTGTATTTCCTTCGGCTTGATGGTTTCGATCAATCAAAGGCTTGATCTCGAGACAATTACTCTTCTCGCAGACGATTTCGGTTATGAGGTCGAGTTGCAGGAGGAATACACGGACGAACTCCTCGAGGATAAACCCGATTCCCCGGAGAGCCTGAAGCCTCGCCCGCCCGTTGTTACCATCATGGGACATGTAGATCACGGAAAGACTTCCCTGTTAGATTTCATAAGACAGACTAACGTAGTGGCGGGCGAAGCTGGTGGAATTACTCAGCATATCGGCGCCTATCAGGTAAGATTGAAAAACGACAAGCAAATAACTTTCCTCGATACGCCGGGGCATGAGGCGTTTACGGCTATGCGCGCCAGGGGCGCTCAAGTAACCGACATCGTCATTCTCGTGGTTGCCGCCGATGACAGCGTGATGCCGCAAACAATCGAAGCCATTAACCATGCACGCGCCGCCAATGTTCCGATGATCGTAGCAATAAATAAAATTGACAGACCTGAGGCCAATCCGGATCGGATTAGGAAGCAGTTAGCGGATCAGAATGTTCTCCTGGAAGAATGGGGTGGAAAGACTCAATCGGTGGAAATCTCTGCAAAAAAGGGAACTAATGTTGAGCTCTTGCTGGAAAAAGTTTTGCTCGAGGCCGAGATACTCGATCTCAAGGCGAACCCGAACAGGCTCGCAAGGGGCGTCGTGATAGAATCGACACTTGACAGAGGTCGCGGTGCAGTTGCGACCGTATTGGTTCAAAAGGGAATTCTGAAAATTGGAGATCCGTTTGTGGCGGGGACAAGCAACGGAAGAGTCAGGGCCATGGCAGATGAGCGCGGAAATCGAATCGAAGCCGCATTGCCATCGATGCCGGTTCAGGTCATCGGATTTGACGAACTCCCGACTGCGGGTGATATCATGGTCGCGGTCGTGAACGACAAGTTCGCTCGCGATATCAGCAACCGCAGAAAAATAATAAGACGCGAGCAGGAGATGCGCGGTACGCGCCAGCATGTGACTCTTGAAGATATCTCGAAAGAAATTAAAGAGGGGATGATTAAGCAGCTTAACATTGTCGTGAAAGGCGACGTCGATGGCTCAGTTGAGGCGTTGAGTGACGCTCTTGCAAAATTATCCAACGATGAGGTCCGAGTACAGGTTATCCACAAAGCGGTGGGCGGAATTTCCGAATCGGATGTTTTGCTCGCTGCCGCTTCGAATGCAGTTATTCTCGGATTCCACGTTAGGCCGGGGTCTGCCGCGAGGAAACTGGCGGAGACGGAATCTGTCGAAATCAAATTATACAGCATTATTTATGATGCGATTGAGAATGTACGGAAAGGATTGGAGGGATTACTTAGCCCGGAGATTCACGAAGATGTGGTGGGTTCGGTAGAAGTCAGACAAGTTTTCAAGGTCCCCAAGGTGGGAACGGTTGCGGGCTGCTATGTGGTCGACGGAAAGGTTCAGAGAAGCAACCGTGTAAGACTCATTCGAGACGGAATCGTAGTTTATGAAGGCACCATAGGCTCGTTAAAGAGGTTTAAAGATGACGTCAGGGAAATTGAAGAAGGTTATGAGTGCGGTTTGAGTCTCGAAAACTTCAACGACATAAAGGTTGGTGATACCATTGAAGCTTTTGTTATTGTTGAAACTCAACGAACGTTGGACTAG
- the rbfA gene encoding 30S ribosome-binding factor RbfA: MSVRTEKVAHLIKQEISLLIERDYRTSEMGFMTVTKVTMSPDLRLARVYISVLGDTKTQERTLFLLNEAKKDIRQFIGKTVRIKFTPEIVFFIDDTMDYVANIEQLLKKARENDGK; encoded by the coding sequence GTGTCTGTTAGAACAGAAAAAGTAGCTCACTTAATCAAGCAAGAAATCAGTCTCCTCATTGAACGGGATTACAGAACTTCAGAGATGGGGTTTATGACGGTTACGAAGGTAACCATGTCGCCTGATCTGAGACTGGCGAGAGTTTACATAAGCGTTCTTGGTGACACTAAGACGCAAGAGCGAACGCTCTTCCTGTTAAATGAAGCGAAGAAAGATATCAGGCAGTTCATCGGCAAAACGGTGAGGATTAAATTCACGCCTGAGATCGTCTTCTTCATCGACGATACCATGGATTACGTCGCCAACATAGAGCAGTTGTTGAAGAAAGCTCGTGAGAACGATGGCAAGTAG
- the truB gene encoding tRNA pseudouridine(55) synthase TruB: protein MRTLGEIIPVYKPKGVTSFEVVRILRRELSKVSPERKPEKIGHAGTLDPLAEGLLIVLTGNKTKLMNEFLKLDKEYLATFRLGATSKSHDLETELVEQTPHVSLSEEQVRDALKKYIGKIEQIPPEFSATRINGKRAYKLARRGVKFELKPKIVSITELDVEEFAAAHLKVRIVCSSGTYIRSLARDIGRDLGCGAVLEELIRIRIGSYYAKNAAKLDELNLSDGVSGKSGPSNNKHERVAA, encoded by the coding sequence GTGAGAACATTAGGAGAAATCATTCCGGTTTACAAACCGAAAGGTGTCACTTCCTTCGAAGTCGTCAGGATATTGCGGCGAGAGTTGTCGAAGGTTTCACCTGAGCGAAAGCCTGAGAAGATAGGCCATGCCGGCACACTTGATCCGCTGGCAGAAGGGCTGCTCATCGTTCTCACCGGGAATAAAACGAAACTGATGAACGAGTTCTTAAAACTTGATAAAGAGTACCTGGCGACATTCAGACTAGGAGCTACGTCGAAAAGCCACGATCTCGAGACGGAGCTTGTTGAACAGACCCCTCACGTAAGTTTGTCCGAGGAGCAGGTTCGCGACGCTTTGAAAAAATATATTGGAAAAATCGAGCAAATACCGCCGGAGTTTTCGGCGACGCGCATCAATGGCAAGAGGGCATATAAGCTGGCGCGACGTGGAGTGAAGTTCGAGTTGAAACCCAAAATAGTGTCAATAACCGAATTGGACGTTGAAGAATTTGCAGCAGCGCATCTCAAGGTGAGAATCGTGTGCTCAAGCGGTACTTACATTAGAAGTTTGGCAAGAGACATCGGCCGCGATCTTGGGTGCGGCGCGGTGCTGGAGGAACTCATCCGGATTCGTATCGGCTCTTACTATGCGAAGAACGCCGCTAAGCTTGACGAATTGAACTTGTCGGATGGCGTTTCCGGGAAGTCCGGGCCTTCGAATAATAAGCACGAAAGGGTCGCCGCGTGA
- a CDS encoding bifunctional riboflavin kinase/FAD synthetase has protein sequence MICYSLEEIKRDPKSVVTVGTFDGMHAAHRKILDTLVEKTIAIGGRSVVITFKPHPQETLGNGSVELLMTEEERVGMMSDAGINEICVLHFDRNFSLVTAEDFLVKLVKEKIGLHELVLGYNHTFGHKAQGTVEFAREVGGRIGFGVDFVDKVLIEGMIVSSSSIRKLLKEGNLPLANKMLDRSYSFEGFVIRGNGRGRLLGYPTANLKLVDDRLLVPSFGIYIVEVAAEGEKFVGLASIGVRPTFENSGLPIVEVWISDFDRDIYGKKIRVSFIRRLREEMKFNSSDELISQMNEDKKMMNEYLIKTFSKQK, from the coding sequence GTGATTTGTTATTCCCTTGAGGAAATCAAACGCGATCCGAAATCGGTGGTCACTGTCGGGACATTCGACGGGATGCATGCGGCTCATCGCAAAATATTGGACACGCTTGTTGAAAAGACGATCGCGATCGGCGGAAGGAGTGTCGTGATTACCTTCAAGCCGCATCCACAGGAGACTCTTGGTAATGGAAGCGTCGAGCTTTTGATGACGGAAGAGGAACGTGTCGGGATGATGAGCGATGCCGGCATCAACGAGATTTGTGTCCTCCACTTCGATCGCAATTTTTCCCTTGTAACTGCCGAAGATTTTCTCGTTAAGCTGGTGAAAGAAAAAATCGGCTTGCACGAACTGGTACTCGGCTATAATCATACTTTCGGGCATAAGGCCCAAGGCACCGTCGAATTTGCCCGCGAAGTTGGCGGTAGAATCGGATTTGGTGTAGATTTCGTTGACAAAGTTCTGATTGAGGGAATGATTGTTTCAAGTTCCAGCATCAGGAAGCTTTTGAAAGAGGGAAACCTTCCTCTCGCAAACAAGATGCTCGATCGCTCATATTCGTTCGAGGGCTTCGTGATACGCGGCAACGGGCGGGGAAGACTTCTCGGTTATCCGACCGCAAATCTGAAGCTGGTCGATGACCGCCTCCTGGTTCCTTCTTTCGGAATATATATCGTGGAAGTCGCGGCGGAAGGGGAAAAATTCGTGGGACTCGCAAGCATCGGTGTGCGGCCGACATTCGAAAATTCCGGGCTCCCTATCGTGGAAGTCTGGATCTCCGACTTCGACCGGGACATTTATGGTAAGAAGATAAGAGTTTCTTTCATAAGGAGACTTAGAGAAGAAATGAAGTTCAATTCATCTGATGAGTTGATCTCGCAAATGAATGAGGATAAAAAAATGATGAATGAATATTTGATCAAAACATTCAGTAAACAAAAATAG
- the rpsO gene encoding 30S ribosomal protein S15: MPLTKERKQELIKKYGKSTSDSGNTEVQIAILTERINELSSHFEAHKGDNHSRMGLLGMVGKRRRLLDYLQSKNIDRYRKIVDELGLRK; the protein is encoded by the coding sequence ATGCCTTTGACAAAGGAGCGAAAGCAAGAACTAATTAAGAAGTACGGCAAATCCACGAGTGACTCGGGTAATACCGAAGTCCAGATTGCAATTTTGACCGAAAGGATTAATGAACTATCGTCGCATTTCGAAGCCCACAAGGGAGATAACCATTCTCGCATGGGACTCCTCGGGATGGTCGGAAAAAGGAGACGTCTCCTGGACTATCTGCAATCGAAGAATATCGATCGATACAGGAAGATTGTGGACGAATTGGGACTCAGAAAGTGA
- the pnp gene encoding polyribonucleotide nucleotidyltransferase — MEDFISKEIEIGGRKLTLETGRLAKQASGAVLVRYADTLVLTTVVAAEEAVEGTDFLPLQVEYREKTSAAGKIPGGFIKREGKPSEKEVLSARLIDRPIRPLFPKEWRYETQVVSTVFSFDGENDGDILGAIGASAALAVSDIPFDGPIAEVRVGRVDGQYVINPTIPQLGKSDIDLTVAGTEDSIVMVEGEAREISEAEMIGALELAHNHIKEIVALQKEFAALVNKTKREVSAPEANEPLVVEVKSLACDRIRESNRTLAKKAERSERTKAIKADVLAALAEKHPVEDPVLREKQEMIIGEILHDIDREDMRQMILKEGHRLDGRGYKDVRPISCEIGVLPRTHGSALFTRGETQSLTTVTLGTKLDEQTIDGLLPESTKRFMLHYNFPSFSVGEVGRMSGPGRREIGHGNLAERALKNLVPGEKEFPYTVRIVSDILESNGSSSMATVCAGSLALMDAGVPLAKPVAGIAMGLIKEGDDVAIITDILGNEDHLGDMDFKVAGTRDGITAFQLDIKIRGISFEIMTRALDQAKEGRHHILNIMERAISEPRKELSKYAPRLTSIKIPVDMIGAVIGPQGKVIKNIVLQTGAEVNIEDDGTVLIAAVSGEASDKAKEMIERLVESPEVGKIYKGTVKRLMDFGVFVEFLPGKEGLLHISQIDHKRVNKVEDVFKVGDEVEVKLMEVDDMGRYNLSRKVLIENPNPNQNPSEGSFGEEEKHRHSQHRHSHSDRSKGRR; from the coding sequence ATGGAAGATTTTATAAGTAAAGAGATTGAAATTGGCGGAAGAAAGTTGACTCTTGAAACGGGTCGACTTGCTAAACAGGCAAGTGGAGCAGTCTTGGTACGATATGCCGATACACTTGTTCTCACTACGGTAGTTGCAGCTGAGGAGGCGGTTGAGGGAACAGATTTCCTGCCGCTGCAGGTTGAATATCGGGAGAAGACTTCCGCTGCCGGAAAAATTCCCGGCGGGTTTATAAAGCGAGAGGGGAAACCGAGCGAGAAAGAGGTCCTTTCTGCAAGGCTGATCGACAGGCCGATCCGGCCGCTTTTTCCGAAGGAGTGGCGATATGAAACTCAAGTAGTCTCGACCGTTTTCTCGTTCGACGGTGAAAATGACGGCGACATTTTAGGTGCAATCGGGGCTTCGGCAGCGTTGGCAGTTTCAGATATTCCGTTCGACGGGCCGATTGCTGAAGTAAGGGTGGGAAGGGTCGATGGCCAATATGTGATCAACCCGACCATCCCACAACTGGGAAAGAGCGATATCGATTTGACTGTTGCCGGCACTGAAGATTCGATCGTGATGGTCGAAGGCGAAGCGAGGGAGATTTCGGAAGCTGAGATGATAGGCGCACTTGAGCTCGCGCATAACCACATAAAGGAAATTGTTGCTCTTCAAAAGGAATTTGCCGCTCTCGTTAACAAAACGAAGCGGGAAGTAAGTGCCCCGGAAGCAAACGAGCCGCTTGTCGTCGAAGTAAAATCCCTTGCTTGTGATCGCATCCGCGAATCAAACAGGACCCTTGCAAAGAAGGCAGAGAGAAGCGAGCGGACGAAAGCGATAAAGGCGGACGTACTGGCTGCACTTGCAGAAAAACATCCAGTCGAAGATCCTGTCTTGCGCGAGAAACAGGAAATGATCATCGGTGAGATTCTTCACGATATCGATCGGGAAGATATGCGTCAAATGATCTTGAAGGAAGGCCACAGGCTGGACGGAAGAGGATACAAGGACGTTCGCCCGATATCGTGCGAAATCGGCGTCCTCCCGCGTACTCACGGTTCTGCTCTCTTTACGAGAGGCGAAACTCAAAGCTTGACGACGGTTACGCTCGGGACGAAATTGGACGAGCAAACGATCGACGGTTTGCTCCCTGAATCGACCAAGCGCTTCATGCTTCACTATAACTTCCCGAGTTTTAGTGTGGGAGAAGTTGGAAGAATGTCAGGACCGGGTCGACGTGAGATAGGACATGGAAATCTTGCCGAGCGGGCATTGAAAAATCTCGTTCCCGGCGAAAAAGAGTTTCCGTACACGGTACGCATCGTGTCGGACATTCTTGAATCGAATGGGTCTTCTTCGATGGCGACTGTATGTGCGGGTTCTCTGGCTTTGATGGATGCAGGCGTGCCGCTTGCAAAGCCGGTTGCCGGAATCGCGATGGGATTGATCAAGGAGGGCGACGATGTTGCAATCATAACGGATATTCTCGGAAACGAGGATCATCTCGGCGACATGGATTTCAAAGTTGCCGGCACGCGAGATGGCATTACCGCGTTTCAGTTGGATATAAAAATCCGCGGTATATCGTTCGAAATCATGACTCGTGCGCTTGATCAGGCGAAAGAAGGGCGACACCACATTCTCAACATCATGGAACGGGCAATCTCAGAGCCCCGTAAGGAACTCTCAAAGTATGCACCTCGATTGACTTCGATCAAAATTCCTGTTGATATGATCGGAGCGGTGATAGGGCCGCAAGGAAAGGTCATCAAAAACATAGTCCTGCAAACAGGTGCCGAAGTAAACATCGAAGATGACGGGACGGTACTTATTGCAGCTGTATCCGGAGAAGCGAGTGATAAGGCGAAAGAAATGATTGAGCGACTTGTGGAATCGCCGGAAGTCGGAAAGATCTACAAGGGAACCGTAAAACGCCTCATGGACTTCGGTGTGTTCGTTGAATTTCTTCCGGGCAAAGAGGGTCTACTGCACATTTCGCAGATAGATCACAAACGAGTTAACAAGGTTGAGGATGTCTTCAAGGTCGGCGATGAGGTTGAAGTCAAGCTGATGGAAGTTGACGACATGGGAAGATACAATTTGAGCAGGAAAGTCTTGATCGAAAATCCTAATCCAAATCAGAACCCATCTGAAGGGTCCTTTGGAGAAGAGGAAAAACACAGGCATTCGCAGCATCGACATTCGCATTCCGACAGATCAAAGGGAAGAAGGTAA
- a CDS encoding helix-turn-helix domain-containing protein has product MTSDVQKRLKIVQTYKKVGSLRGTAEKVGANVKTVKKWIDRYSKFGQKGLTDKRFKSPKR; this is encoded by the coding sequence ATGACTAGTGATGTTCAAAAAAGATTGAAGATAGTTCAGACTTACAAGAAAGTTGGAAGTCTTAGAGGTACGGCTGAAAAGGTTGGTGCCAATGTCAAGACAGTCAAGAAGTGGATTGACAGGTACTCCAAGTTCGGCCAGAAGGGACTTACAGATAAGAGATTCAAATCACCGAAAAGATAG
- a CDS encoding YicC/YloC family endoribonuclease, translated as MIQSMTGYGKGEATVGVCYALAEIRSVNSRYLEINVKLPQSLSTREIDVREMVRQQISRGKLSVLVSMIGLGSEDEVTVDPESVKHILELLKSLKKYARISGPIKLEHVLSFKDIFKGAASETLNGDDWQAIKLAINDAIEQLKQARLAEGLSLKNDLSVRIDKLDAELGKIEKLSHLNIDEEKSKLRQKVDEVLNGKEIDPARIELEVVLLADKLDITEEVVRFRTHNKFFRELLNSEDSNGRRLNFLLQEMNREANTMGSKAFDAGMSHLVVEIKEELEKIREQVQNLE; from the coding sequence ATGATACAAAGTATGACAGGTTACGGAAAAGGCGAGGCAACGGTAGGGGTGTGCTATGCGCTGGCAGAGATACGGAGTGTCAATAGCAGATATTTAGAAATAAACGTCAAACTTCCCCAGAGTCTTTCAACTCGCGAGATTGACGTTCGAGAAATGGTGCGGCAGCAGATTTCTCGCGGGAAGCTATCGGTCCTTGTTTCAATGATTGGTCTAGGCAGCGAGGACGAAGTCACAGTTGATCCCGAGTCCGTAAAGCATATCTTAGAGCTTTTGAAGTCCTTGAAGAAGTATGCCAGAATTTCCGGTCCGATAAAGTTGGAACATGTTCTAAGCTTTAAGGATATTTTCAAAGGAGCAGCGAGTGAAACGTTGAACGGTGATGATTGGCAAGCAATCAAATTGGCAATCAATGATGCTATTGAACAACTGAAGCAGGCCAGACTCGCAGAAGGGTTATCGCTGAAGAACGACCTCTCAGTACGGATTGATAAATTGGACGCGGAACTCGGTAAGATAGAGAAGCTCTCGCATCTTAATATTGATGAAGAAAAGTCAAAACTCCGTCAAAAGGTTGATGAAGTTTTGAACGGAAAGGAAATTGATCCTGCGCGGATTGAGCTTGAAGTCGTATTGTTGGCTGACAAACTTGACATAACTGAGGAAGTGGTTAGATTCAGAACTCACAACAAGTTTTTTAGGGAGCTTCTCAACAGTGAGGACTCAAATGGGAGGAGATTGAATTTTCTTCTTCAGGAAATGAACAGGGAAGCAAACACAATGGGTTCAAAGGCGTTTGATGCCGGGATGTCTCACCTTGTTGTGGAGATCAAAGAGGAATTGGAGAAAATAAGAGAGCAGGTGCAAAATCTGGAATGA